The segment atccccctctcagtctctctctcctctctctctctcactctctctctctcctttctctctctctctctgtctctctctctctgtctctctctctctctctctctcttgcaaataatgtatgctggtgtagtacacctgtgttgatgttgtacctattcaaattgttgatttatgcgctggaaatgtttgtaggttagaaagagagagagagagagagagagagagagagagagagagagagagagagagagagagagagagagagagagagagagtgagtttgtgccgtggaacgatagaacatgattgaaagccgataatgtatgttagcactgtaaacttgtttgtcgttgcacctatccatattgttaattcatgcacTGGATATGTCTGTAtgtttaagagaaagagagtgagagagagagagagagagagtgagagcgttcgtgcgttcgtgtgagtatatatatgttagaaagagagaaaaccgggtgattgtccacaaatacaaacacacggcatgtattactgaccccccccccccccctccccgttgaaatgaaccttgtgtgtttaatcaataaaacgtattacgtcttacgtcttacgtctctctctctctctctctctctctctctctctctctctctctctctctctctctctctctcacacacacacgcggttGCAAGCTCATATTGAAGCAGGTACGTTCGCTTTTAACGAGTAATAAACAAGAGCATATCATCCAAAGGGGAGCTGTTGCAGTCACCTGGGTGCCTTACCAAATAcaataataacagcaacaaaacaacaacaacaacaacaagtaaaaaagaaaaacctgATACGGagtatcacacacaaaaaggcatCTCTCTAAGCATTAcagaaataagagagagagagagagagagagagagagagagagagagagagagagagagacagacagacagacagccagaaagacagacaggcacacagacagccaaataaacagacagagacagcgaggcGGATCGATGAGAGAGAgcgtgaagagagagagaaagagagagatatagagagaggtaaaagagagacagacagacagagagacggatcGGAGACAGAATGAGATaaagagtcagacagacaaagacggacagaaagagagagagagccaacaAACTCGGCCACAAGCTCTGTTTCACTTACATACTAACAGTTACAACGAGAATGTCTTTACTCACACAACACTGTTTACGCCATTCGTTGCCTCTTAGCTCTACATCCGGTTTCGAGAACGGTGTTATTCTTGCAGATGTTTAAAATCGTACCTTGAACTATTAGAAACGGTAATGCACGCAATGTTTCATTCGAAACAGATGTCATTGCAAAAGACTCAAAGATCTTTCACTGACAAATCTTTGAATAGAACAGAACTTGGACATTGTAATGTGAGGCTAACGAGTTTCTGTCCCTGTCAATTTTTGCGACTTCcctatgtaggggaagggctcctaatatggaccggctcctaatatggaccacctcttgatctgacaaactaacggcgctagagcgctaaaaacaatttcattcgctgtattcaccctctctggataagttgcacatgtcaaaacagttgcagaaacacaaacctcaaaaccgttagcctttttctctttttttcacttttggcNNNNNNNNNNNNNNNNNNNNNNNNNNNNNNNNNNNNNNNNNNNNNNNNNNNNNNNNNNNNNNNNNNNNNNNNNNNNNNNNNNNNNNNNNNNNNNNNNNNNNNNNNNNNNNNNNNNNNNNNNNNNNNNNNNNNNNNNNNNNNNNNNNNNNNNNNNNNNNNNNNNNNNNNNNNNNNNNNNNNNNNNNNNNNNNNNNNNNNNNtctttttttcacttttggcagcgttcactctaaatttgacgcctaaaacggactcgtttttGTCCACagtcaaagcttttatcacacacaaattgctatatatgacagctaagaccgtatttgttacattttagcagttttgaccccgagtttctactgcaaacaaaaagtaatagcaaaatctcaaagtatgtgtgagtcccctaatatggaccaccttcagcaaatcgaagaaaataaaagctaaaggctattttcattaattcattaagaagcttgctgaaaataacttataactagccctcaagctttcaaaaaaatatatcaaattgtcttctttttgtggaagttgataatttcacttattttcactctgtttttgatatgcttctttagtttcctggtgtgcttcaaataatgctctcatcaacccgaaacagataaatctaaagcatatttgaattagtctgacatgcacactaagttgtatcatgttattttgaagtatagggggcttttgacagtgattcgtgaaggccgcttcactggtccatattaggagcctgggcacctaatatggaccatttgtgatttttttctgtatctaatttttgctgaatgtctatcaaagctatttcactctaattaggcctaacggttcacctaagagaaacacaaaatgaaacttcttcgcaagaaaacaagctagttattagcatgaaacaaaaagtggtccatattaggagcccttcccctacgtttGAGTTGATATATCTaggttttttcttcatttttcacCGTAACCGTAACcgtatgtgtctgtatgttgtTGTAGAACATAGACTAATATTAGTGTGTATTTGAAAGACCTCTGAGTCGAGATAGTGAGGCTgcatgttttgtattgtattcttAATTAGATCTGTCATACATTTCCTTTACCTTTTCTTGTGTTCAAGTTTTCATTGGTTGTTTGGCATTCCGTCCTTTGAACAATAATGGCAACGTGGCATCAATGTCTGTCTTCAGTGCAGATTGCACACAGTGTGTACACTTCCGCTATGAGTCGTACTTTGATTTTAGCTATGGATCAACTTGAACTGAACTTGCCTGGTTACGCATGTGCATGTTATGACACAGTACGCATGTGCATGCTACGACATAGTATACACTTTTAAACCCACAAAAGCGCTTTCCAGACAAGAATAATGCAGCATAAACTTGAACTTAACTTGCCTGGTTACGCAATGCATGTTATGACACAGTACGCATGTGCATGCTACGACACAGTTTACATTTTAACCCCACAAAAACGCGGCTTTCCAGACAAGAATAATCCTGGATAAACTTGAACTAAACTTGCCTGGTTACGCAATGCATGTTATGACACAGTACGCATACATGTGCATGCTATGACGCAGTAAACATTTTAACCCCACAAAAGCGCTTTCCAGACAAGACAATTTCTGCAGTATGTTCAGTTTACTCCAAGCACTGGCAAGATGAAGACCGTTTTCAAGCTGTGCTTTGTGTGGCTGCTGGCAACCACTTTCACAGTGGTGAACAGTCACGACCCTACGAGGAGCACGGCCTGTGGATATGAACAGTTGCTTGAGGACTTGCGTAACCTGCTCGCACAAACTCAGAGTTCGGCACAAAACTGGTGAGTATGTGCTGAAACCATCAAATAAATACTGGTTGAACTGCTGATAGGAATATGAGCCAAATCTACATAACGCTATTGTGATCTACGCGGACAGAAACCCAAGAAACATCTGTGTAACAAGCAGTGTTACTTCTTCAAAAGAAACGTTACAGAACAAATCAGTGAAAATGTTGCTGAGTAAATTATTTAAACAAAAAGGCTCGAGGACACTTAAAACGGTTTCATGACATTTTTAATCACAAGGGCAGGTTTTAATGCCATAATTTGTACAACTTGATCTACAAGTATCGTCAAATATTGTCTAGAACAGTCCATGACGTAGTTAGTTTGTAGAGGGTTAGATGCGTCGAACacaatttttcattttcatgtattcattttaatggacaaaaaccccgttttgttgttattgttaatgtaATTCTCTGTGTGTGCAGCAAAAGCGATCAAGGCATGGGTGCAGTTGTGGCCCAGCTTGTAGCCGAACTATCATCCGTGAAGGACAATCTGAACGTACTAAAGATCAGTCAGCAAATCGTGAAGTCAGAGCTGCAGACAACGAAATCGGATCTGGAAGCCACAAAGTCTGAAAGACAGACCACGAATTCAGAACTACAGACCATGAAATCAGAGCTACAGACCACGAATTCAGAACTACAGATCATGAAATCAGACCTGCAGACCACACAATCAAAGCTACAGACCATGGAATCGGAGATGCAGACAACAAAATCAAAGCTACAAACAATGGAATTGGAGCTTCAAACCACACAATCAGAACTGCAAGCGACAAAATCTGAACTGCAAGCCACACAATCAGAGCTACATACTACCAAATCAGAGCTACAAACTATGGAGTCAGAACTAAAAACAGCTTTGACAGATCTTCAGTCTACTAAACAAACAGACGTCACTCCATCAAGAATCAAAACGGATCTGGGTATGTTCAGTTGTGAAATTCATTAAGTATATGTGATCACCAACACTTAACACTGAATTGTAATAGGTTAGCTCACATCCCTTAATGACTAGTCGTcagtatacacacacaacatattTTTGTCGGTATGTTAATAGCTGCTCAGCGAAAAAAATTCTTAGATACATGAAGAACTGTGTGTAataatgtgtgcgtgtgtgtgtgtgtgtgtgtgtgtgtgtgtgtgtgtgtgcgtgtgtgtgtgtgcgtgtgtgtgcgtgtgtatgtgtgtgagagcgtgcgtgcgtgcgtgtgtgtgcctgtgtgtccaCAGTGAATGAATGCACATATTGATGACAAAGTTAACGTGTTCACAGGTTCAACTTTCATCCGATGGGGGAGAAAGTCTTGCCCTACCAACACCACCCTGGTCTATGCAGGTAAGCGACAAGCCTCATGAGGAGACAACTCCACTGACCTCAGACTTATTACACAGAATGTCTTAATTCTATTCGTAAAATGCCTTGCCAAATAcaataataacagcaacaaaacaacaataacaacaacaacaagtaaacaagtcgcgtaaggcgaaaatacaacatttagtcaagtagctgtcgaactcacagaatgaaacaacgcaacgcaacgcagcaagaccgtatactcgtagcatcgtcactccaccgcccgtggcaaaggcagtgccagtggaattgacaagaagagcggggtattcgttgcgctgagaaggatagcacgcttttctgtacctctcttcgttttcactttctgagcgtgtttttaatccaaacatatcatatctatatgtttttggaatcaggaaccgacaaggaataagatgaaagtgtttttaaattgatttcaaaaaaaaaaattggataataatttttatatatttaattttcagagcttgtttttaatccaaatataacatgtatatgtttttggaatcagaaaatgatggggaataagatgaacgtaaatttggatcgttttataaaaaaaaattttttttttacaattttcagatttttaatgaccaaagtaattaattaatttttaagccaccaagctgaaatgcaataccgaagtccgggcttcgtcgaagattacttgaccaaaatttcaaccaatttggttgaaaaatgagagcgtgacagtgccgcctcaactttcacgaaaagccggatatgacgtcataaaagacatttatcaaaaaaattaaaaaaacgtctggggatttcatacccaggaactctcatgtcaaatttcataaagatcggtccagtagtttagtctgaatcgctctacacacacacacagacgcacacagacacacacacacgcacgcacgcacgcacatacaccacgaccctcgtctcgattccccctctacgttaaaacatttagtcaaaacttgactaaatgtaaaaagtaacatTTTGCAGCAGAAAAAAACCCTACATATTGTCTATGTCGGTGAGAAACAATATGCTTTTTCAGTTCAAAAACGGCAAAAATGTCGAGGAACTTCACATTCGTTTCCACGCGCTTCCCCTTCCCTTGATAGTGTCTGTCTACTTTCAAACACAGGCACGGCCCGAATGGTCACACATTCAtaatgaaaaaaacccacaaacgaAGACTTGTTATAAAGTGACGCCTGTGCATTTTGTTTGGTGTGTACGTGCAGGGGTTGCCGGGGGAAAATACTACGACCACAAAGGAAGCGGAACCAACCGTCTGTGTCTGACCAGGACGCCACAGTTTGACAACACGGCCAAACCACCATACTACGGCAACCTGTACGGCGCTGAGTATGAAGATATCCCTGGTCACCACAACCACGACGTGCCCTGCTCCGTGTGCCTGGCCCCTCAGTCCACCACCATCATGGTGCCCGCCACCCTCACCTGTCCCCCGGGCTGGACACCCCACTACACCGGACACCTGGCTTCAGAGCATTTCTCTCATTATGGCGGCGAGTACGTGTGTCTGGATGGCAGTCCTGAAGACGACTCCAGCGTGGTGCAAAATGACAACGGCCTTCTGTTCTACTACACGGTCACTGTGTGTGGCAGTCTGCCCTGTCCTCCCTACAGCAACGATAAAGTGGTCACGTGTGTCGTCTGTTCCAAATAGCATCACACGTCCGTCAGGGGATGCAATTGAATttgtgacacccccccccccaccccacccccgtcTCCAGATACAAAACAAAAGTGGGTCTACAATACCCTGACCGATCCCGTGTGTCCCGCCGGTTAAATactgtgttgctgttgtttttaagCCCAAGAAAGGAAATATAACATCCTTCGTTgtaatgagggccccaaagggggggtatcatcacgatcacgggaagggaaattttagctttcacgatcacagttaccttgatttttgttttcacgatcacgaacaccagtggcaaatcacggtcacggtaaaagttgcatgtacagaaagcacgtgtcaaagtaaacacaaccacacagtaatttgctcctctggatctattgtttattcaacacaaagtgagaactgttgcacttttttattattattttttttatacacacatagaaatacatatcatgatttgtaatcagtaacaagaatgttgttgctttcattgttttctctctctctctctctctctctctctctctctctctctctctctctctctctctctctctctctctctctctctctctctctctctctctctctctctccactcatacacattcaactctcacaccctcactcacacacatgaatatatacttgcacaatttcacattttcagagctaaatcttgtaaacccattttctcaaaaactattgggctggattgaaattaaagtacatgtatgtgtgatgggttctttatttttaactttgccatacaatttgaggtacaccatcgcctggtttcatggccttgaaaaacaaacaggaaggCTACAGGctaaaaatggttttacctgaaagaagcgcacAGTGCCAggggcgaagccacaagcctgagcctgcgaagcaggcgagccagctaggggggtctgggggcatgccccccccccggattttttttcaaaaaacggttaaaatatgtgcaatctggtgcattttgggcatcattttcagggctgtaatagtgttgtgatcttgttaaaaatcccattttagcctccccccaccaccattcaacacacctccaaactggtgaaaacaacactactgtgcgctggctttattgagaccggcgcccggtcgcgttgcgcgatattcacacggatcgtgtTTGCGGAaattttcaacttcaccggaataaatttgactttaccggattttgaaaacggctttatcggatttccggcaattaccggaaaagtagcatgcctgacaaaatccccaacgaacatgactttcatcgtctttgacatgaggatcaagtgacccaaactggcacgtctccccgccattgtttctgaatttaacccattgttgatattaaagtttacaggcgctaaaataaatccaagcttaatgcaaagaagcgacaattagaatatATGctaagcgtgtccacgttgctgggatgaaaatcacatttctagtttcggttttggctacacgcagactcgatctcgagccagtcgaggtcacactgagcgagtgacagccggacgtggcaatgtcgacaatgtcaatgatctcactcaaactcaaagatcttgaacaaatttcaagagtctttgcctacattcagaacagtcatagagcaacatggatcaacataccttgatatttcgtcttcggaaagaccgacccgtagcctgacttTTCcgccaaggaaggcattctcgccgcctgctttggtctggcttgaatccacaaaatataacagaagttcgatgacagtaccgctgcacgccatttttgatattcgaattcgaatttgactgaatgcactcaaaacttttgcacgaagcccttccattggatgaagtttggcagacttttgcaatttgccgtctgattggatctctttttgtgtgtgattggttctcttaaagggaagcaatcgctgtcaaaatcatatttctgaatgtgttgttgcttcccttcaatcgggattggctccttgacgaatagaggatcatagagtgatacagctgtgaaaaatgtacgttgaaaataaaatgctttgcaataatgcccatcacgatcacgaaaacaaatgacgatcacgatcacgagacttgattttttttgtcatcacggatcacgggcaaagtcccatcacgatcacagaaatggaaattttggcaatcacggtcacggaaaggtcaaaaaacgccaatcacgatcacgattttaaaccctttggggccctctgtaATGTTTGCCTTGACTTAAAACatgtatgttgttgttgactcaaaactgatCTGTCCGTATATAATAACTAGAAGAATCTACAGTGGACAGAACTGGATAGAACTGGACAGAACACTGCAGAGTCCCGCTTCACAATGCGTTTCTAATGTCGTGAACTAAGCTTACAGCAAGGAGTGCATTGTAACGTTCAAAAACAGATTCATTCATCCATTTCTACTCTAGACGTTTCAAGCTTCTGAATTCATGCGCAGGGGCCTAGCACTCAGGTCTCAGGGGTTTGAACTCACAGGGTACGGCATTTACAGAGTGTGCACCGAGATACAGAGTAAGTTGAAGAAAAATAaactgttcagtttttgtaATTTTACAAAACCATTTGGTATGTGGATAGAATCCGAAAAGgtcaaaatataaaaatgtgttAATTTTCGACTGCCAGCGGTTTTTAGCACGAAACTCGAATGTGTGCTGTAAGACTTAtatcctttttggctcacgtaagtgtagcctatgcgatcgtaactttgtctgtctatgcgtttgtgcgtgtgtgtgtgcgtgtgtgtgtgtgtgtttgtgcgtgtgtatgtctgtggtagaaactttaacatttcgtcatttgaagacgtcacattatggcgaaagagggttagacgtcacgcgaaggaattcctgaaagtctcggttttgagcgggccgagactagttggaaggcaacagttatctttttcttttcatgtcttggcgtctcaaatcttattagtcagaaagcgcaagcacgtagtctcgaccagcgcgtggtgtgcttctttctgagtactttacgtcacaaattgtactttacgtacttgataatgacgtaagttaattgtatgtgttctatttcgttgactgagcacggccgggaccagttggcgtgagcgctgggatttcgagtttcattcgacatgtcaatgcatcgcagtatgaaataatacaggtaggaggttagttcttgtactttgggtcaaccaaagtcgataaatgcattcttcactatggtattgagtctgatttcgtcgtccatcttgaatcgaaaagcactcttcttacaaaaaacccctaaacggagcagttttgtacatgagagcaagagactttctcgacagtacagggaagtccttccacagaacactctacctctgactcaagaagaagaggaaacccccaaggcaacagagaaaccaggcacccagatctgcaccagtgttccacatgttacctcaggagaagatcagaatgacacagctcgacaggcactcaccttagccctgatcgacgaacagtacccaaaagaggcgtggatccatgtatacaccgatggatcagcaactaacgccgtgctcaatggaggtgcaggcattctcatccagttccctgggggacatacagctacatccagcgttgccactggcaaacactgcacaaactataaagcagaagcagaagctctcatgcaggccgcctccttggttcaggactccgcagacccttgctaccaagttgtcttcctctcggacgccctttcagtccttcaggccctagagaacgacaaactcccacagctggccaaagcattacagatggtcagacaaaccagaagagttgtcctccagtggataccagcacactgtgggataccaggaaatgaaagggcagatgagctggcaaaagaaggagccgtggaagaccaacctgaaaacagtgtcagctttagtgagcagaagacaatcatcaaggcattgatgaggccaaggacaaacagagatgactaccacacaatgtccagagagcagcaagtcaacctcatcaggctgcgtactggccacaacaggctcaatgctcacatgaaccgaaagttcaagctggcgccatcaccaacctgtgcctgcggtcaagaggaccaaacagcggaacacatcttacagcgatgtcccttactagatgaggaacgaaaagaagtgtggccgtcaccaactcccttgcagaccaaactatacggcagtcgacaggagttggagaaaacgacaacatttatcaccagtgctggactgattgtgtaacctct is part of the Littorina saxatilis isolate snail1 linkage group LG15, US_GU_Lsax_2.0, whole genome shotgun sequence genome and harbors:
- the LOC138948936 gene encoding M protein, serotype 12-like yields the protein MKTVFKLCFVWLLATTFTVVNSHDPTRSTACGYEQLLEDLRNLLAQTQSSAQNCKSDQGMGAVVAQLVAELSSVKDNLNVLKISQQIVKSELQTTKSDLEATKSERQTTNSELQTMKSELQTTNSELQIMKSDLQTTQSKLQTMESEMQTTKSKLQTMELELQTTQSELQATKSELQATQSELHTTKSELQTMESELKTALTDLQSTKQTDVTPSRIKTDLGSTFIRWGRKSCPTNTTLVYAGVAGGKYYDHKGSGTNRLCLTRTPQFDNTAKPPYYGNLYGAEYEDIPGHHNHDVPCSVCLAPQSTTIMVPATLTCPPGWTPHYTGHLASEHFSHYGGEYVCLDGSPEDDSSVVQNDNGLLFYYTVTVCGSLPCPPYSNDKVVTCVVCSK